Below is a window of Methylosinus sp. PW1 DNA.
TAGGTCAGGAAGGGGTCGTTGTAGGAGAAGAGATCGTTGTCGAACTTGCTCCAATAGGCCTTGGTCTTCACATAGGACGAATCGCCGATCTTGGTGTTGGACAGGAAATAGAGATTCTGCACGCGCCAATAGGGCCAGCGCCAATAGCGCTGGCTGGCGAGCCCGTCGGTGGTGTGATAGGGCGCGCCCTTCTTGCCGTCCTGGCGGATGAAGCTCAGCGAATATTCGTCGGTGTCGTTGGGCGTGTAGCCGGCCTTGGCGTTCAGGCTCCAATCATAGGTTCCCGAATTGCCGCGGAAGCCGTCGCCCTGATTATTGGTCGGCGTGTAGCTCTCCGGCAGCATCCAGCCGCGCAGATCGCGCCAGGAGCCGCTGAGCTGCAGATAATAATTGTCCTGCTTCGTGCCGAGCAGCGCATAGGTCTTTATGCCCTCATAGCTGCCGTCGCGGCCGAACTCGAGGCCGGTGCGCAGCTCGCCCTCTATCGCCTTGGTGGGCTTGCGGGAGACGAGATTGATCTGGCCGCCCATGCCGCCCGGGCCGTCCAGCACCGAGACATAGCCCTTGGCGATCTGCACCGAGGCGACGTCCGGCGTCATGAAGCGCGCGAAATCGAGCCGATTGTCGGCCGGCAGATAGACGCGCACGCCGTCGATGGTGAGCGGCACCTGCCAGCGGTCGAAGCCGCGCACATAGATGTTCTGCTCATTGCGCGTGCCACCGGTGGAATTGCTGACGACGCCGGCGGCGAGATTGACGGCGCGATCGAGCGAATCGCGCTGGAAGGTCTCGTTCTGGCGGTTGCTGATGGTCACGCCGCCATAGGAATCGGTATTCTGCAGAGGCGCCGGACCATCGTCCTTCTTCTTGTCGGGCGGAGCGGTCCTGTGCTCGGCGCCGACGTGAATCTCGCCGAGATCGAAAGGTTGCGGCTGCTCGCCGGCGAGCGCCGCGCCGCTTGCGATGAGCGCGGCGACGCTGGCGGCGCCCAAGGGCGCGAATTTGCTGAGTTTCATCGTTCTTCCCCCGATTGTCCCATCATCCCGCCACCCCCTCCCCGGGCCGCCCCCGCTTCGTGGGAGAGGGGGCAGATTCCGCGCTCCCTCAGAGCGACCCCAAAAATGCGAGCAGCTCTCCCCGCTCCGCGCGCGTCAGTCCGCGAAACCGCCGCGCTGCGTCCTCCGCCTCTCCGCCGTGCCAGAGGATCGCCTCCGTGACGGTGCGGGCGCGGCCGTCGTGGAGGAAATCCGCGGGCGTTCCAAAGCGGCCGGCGAGTCCGAGGCCCCAGAGCGGCGGCGTGCGCCAGTCGCGCGGGCCGGCTTCGAAATCCTCGCGCCCATCGGCGAGCCCTTCGCCCATGTCGTGCAGCAGGAGATCGCCATAGGGATGAATCTCCGCCCCGCTCAGCCAGGGCGCGAAGCCGACCGGGCCGAGCTTCATCGTCTCGCGATGGCAGGCGGAGCAGCCGATCTCGCGGAACAGCGCCTCGCCTTTGGCGACGCGCGGATCGTCCTGATTGCGGCGCGCCGGCACGGCGAGGCCGCGCATATAGGCGAGCGAGGCCTCGAGCCGCGTGTAGGTGAGCTCGATCTCTTGTCCCGCGGCCGCGCGGCATTCCGGCTGCGCAGCAGTGCAATTGGGCTCGGGGAAGAGATAGGAGGAGATGCCGATATCCTCGGCGAAGGCGTTGGCGATCTGCTGCCGCAAATCCGGCTGATTGGCCTTGAGGCCGAAGCGGCCCAGCGCGATGCGGCCGGCCGCCATGTCATAGACATGGTTCGGCCGGCCGCGGCCCTGGCCCACCGCATGGCGCATTATCTCGTCGTCCGGCACGGCCTCGAGCAGGCCGAGGCCGAAAACCGGCGGCGCGTTGCGCAGCGAAATCCGCACATTGTCGTCGAGCGGCCCATAGGCGAGGTCGCGAAACGAAAGGCGCGGGCGGCGCAGCGAGACGGTCTCGCCGTCGGAAAGGCGCGTCTCGATCTCGTCGAAGGTCACGATCGCGCGGCCCTCGCCCGGCACGCCCGGATTGCCCTCCGGATTGAGCTGCCCGCCATAGGCCGGATGGCGCAGCGGGCCGCCATGCGCGTCGCGGCCGGGCGGTCCGAGCCGCACCACCATGGCGCGGGCGATCCCATTCTCCGGGTCCGGCGCCGGGCCGCGGCCGTTCTTCACATGGCAGGCGATGCAGGAGAGCCGATTATAGAGCGGTCCCAGCCCTGTGATCTCGGTCTGATCCTGCGAGGGGCCGATCACCCAGGCCTGATGGAACAGCGCGCTCCCCTGCCGGAAGCCGCGCAGAAAACCCTCGTCCAGCCCGGCCAGGGGCCGGGAGAAAGCGTCGCCGTCGAGCTTGGGATTCTCATAGGGCGCGCCGGCGGAAAGAAAAAGCAGCGCCAATGGAAGGAGAAGCCGCCGCCTCACAGACGCGGCTCGGCGGAAGCGACGAGGCTCAGCGCCTCGGCTCGGGCCGATGCAATTTCTGCGCGCCAACGGGCGGCGAGATCGCCGTCCTTCAGCTCGCGGCTGGAAAAACGATCGAGAAATGCGGAATCTTTCGCCTGCGCCTCGGAAATAGGCGTGAAGCCGGCGAGCTTGCGCGCCTTCGCCACAGCGGCGGCGCCTGCGGAGTCGGGGGCGGCGGCGAGCCGCGCCTCGGCGGCGTGAATGGCGCGCCACAGGCGCTGCGTCTCGGCGTGGCGCTCTGTAATGGCGAGATCGAACATCACGCCGACGACGCCGGGCCGCCGTCGGCCGATCTCGGCGTCATAGGGGTAGAAGGTTCCCGGCGGCAGGGCGAAGGGATCGACCACCGCCGCCGGCTTGCCTTCATAGGCGTCCGGCCGGGCCGGATGGCGGCTGCTGTCGGCCTCCATCATCAGCTTCTGGCCCTTGGAAGAGAGCGCGAAATCGACGAATGCCTGGGCCGCCGAAAAACGCTGCGTGCTCGCCGTGATGGCGATATGGGCTGGCAGAAAGGCGGTCTTCTCCGGATAGACGAAGGAGATGGATTCGCCATTGGCCAGCGCGTTGAAGGCGAAGAAGTCGATGGTCAGGCCGAGCGCCGCATGGCCGTCCTTGACGCTCGCCGTCGGGCCGGAGCCGGAGCCCAGCAGCTCCGCGCCGCCGGCGATCTCGGCGAGCAGCGCCCAGCCGCGCTCCCAGCCCTCCGACTGCAGCACGATGTCATAGAGCGCCGGCGAGAAGCCCACCTTGGCCGGAATCGGCATGACGATGCGGCCGGCATA
It encodes the following:
- a CDS encoding di-heme oxidoredictase family protein encodes the protein MALLFLSAGAPYENPKLDGDAFSRPLAGLDEGFLRGFRQGSALFHQAWVIGPSQDQTEITGLGPLYNRLSCIACHVKNGRGPAPDPENGIARAMVVRLGPPGRDAHGGPLRHPAYGGQLNPEGNPGVPGEGRAIVTFDEIETRLSDGETVSLRRPRLSFRDLAYGPLDDNVRISLRNAPPVFGLGLLEAVPDDEIMRHAVGQGRGRPNHVYDMAAGRIALGRFGLKANQPDLRQQIANAFAEDIGISSYLFPEPNCTAAQPECRAAAGQEIELTYTRLEASLAYMRGLAVPARRNQDDPRVAKGEALFREIGCSACHRETMKLGPVGFAPWLSGAEIHPYGDLLLHDMGEGLADGREDFEAGPRDWRTPPLWGLGLAGRFGTPADFLHDGRARTVTEAILWHGGEAEDAARRFRGLTRAERGELLAFLGSL
- a CDS encoding ABC transporter substrate-binding protein; the protein is MYRLNIASRLALRPSRRNVLAALPSALGVALLGRPARAADERLIVVTSFPEELTTRYEAEFEKLYPGVHVQFVWKQSRDALALLSDKDQGGADVYWAPALGNFPILRDRGAFQKFSVDRAALPGRLGDQLLSDPNGLFEAYDVAGYGIVVDPPALARDGLKPPKSWSDLASPAYAGRIVMPIPAKVGFSPALYDIVLQSEGWERGWALLAEIAGGAELLGSGSGPTASVKDGHAALGLTIDFFAFNALANGESISFVYPEKTAFLPAHIAITASTQRFSAAQAFVDFALSSKGQKLMMEADSSRHPARPDAYEGKPAAVVDPFALPPGTFYPYDAEIGRRRPGVVGVMFDLAITERHAETQRLWRAIHAAEARLAAAPDSAGAAAVAKARKLAGFTPISEAQAKDSAFLDRFSSRELKDGDLAARWRAEIASARAEALSLVASAEPRL